A region of Neovison vison isolate M4711 chromosome 7, ASM_NN_V1, whole genome shotgun sequence DNA encodes the following proteins:
- the TAF1C gene encoding TATA box-binding protein-associated factor RNA polymerase I subunit C: MDFPSSLRPTLFMAGPLGLSNVPDLSFMCSWRDALMLPESLPENSENGGPHMATQLLWEPETPGPLPLLPPGPDPWDPGVTAQDLLFRGGFTFRRKPRAVLDVTEQLSRFLWDHGDIAFAPLGKLMLENFKLEGARSRSKKKTVVSVKSLLQDLGGHQPWGCPWAFLSYRQRRFSILGGPVLGKSVASLLGELLHEELAVRWEQLLLDDAFTGGALAWVPGRTPQVGQLVYPAGGALDKLCFQEVSLTSSGAAQALRDPGHIQLRGPVRQVVTRTVQGETLLAVRSDYHCALWKVSKQGQPAPLPVLQVRKGATGISLSPHLPGELAVCSRSGAVCLWTPQDGLQQVYKDPETLVFCDHSSWRWADFTAHPRVLTVGDRTGVKIVDTQGPPGCGLLLFRGGAEASCQKGERVLLTQYLGACSPEPLHPTLHLICTQFSLYLVDERLPLVPMLKWNHELPSAPLWAQLLPPPRPGCPRPLLLGAQRGHLRLLHLTGEGASAPRLAGHPQSLPSSSDSLSAFPLLEPKSQWRLQERLKAPTIGLAATIPFPASEPVLSLFQLSAAGDIFHQRLRLQADPGATLHAPTASWTPQATAFCSRWLKALLKVPPPPPVWAAPTFSHRRLLGCMEQRTGEHKGPEGLRAAMAGGRLLQQRDLGPLPSAEPPPAPEPGPEDELSARLEAAWEGQMAAWWERQQGRSSGPSRPSKRHKRRTQLSSTFSSLSGRLDLSDAISPPHSPDRASPEAKSQPPVTPPSHESTQELWAQGVPSERQQTLRDYMAKLPLGGDSPRGVCSSLSQSPSLQATSSRSQTLQERTAELPPRRTTLRGAAVSSSQTSSLRATPSRQRASVPSGSQPQRKKPRMGF, translated from the exons ATGGACTTCCCCAGCTCCCTTCGACCCACACTGTTCATGGCTGGCCCCCTTGGTCTGAGTAATGTCCCTGACTTGTCCTTCATGTGTAGCTGGAGAGACGCCCTGATGCTGCCGGAGTCCCTGCCCGAGAACTCTGAG AATGGGGGGCCGCATATGGCCACGCAGCTGCTCTGGGAGCCAGAGACCCCCGGGCCCCTTCCTCTGCTGCCTCCTGGTCCTG ATCCCTGGGACCCTGGGGTGACTGCCCAGGACCTGCTTTTCCGGGGAGGTTTCACATTCCGAAGGAAGCCCCGAGCCGTGCTGGATGTTACGGAACAG CTCAGCCGCTTTCTGTGGGACCATGGGGACATAGCCTTTGCACCCCTGGGGAAGCTGATGCTGGAGAATTTCAAACTGGAGGGAGCACGG AGCCGTTCTAAGAAGAAGACAGTGGTCAGTGTGAAGAGCCTACTCCAGGACCTCGGTGGACATCAGCCCTGGGG CTGCCCCTGGGCTTTCCTCAGCTACCGACAGCGCCGCTTCTCCATCCTCGGGGGCCCCGTCCTGGGCAAGTCAGTGGCCAGCCTCCTGGGGGAGCTGCTGCACGAGGAGCTGGCCGTGCGGTGGGAGCAGCTGCTCCTGGACGACGCGTTCACCGGGGGCGCTTTGGCCTGGGTGCCCGGGAGGACGCCCCAGGTGGGACAGTTGGTCTACCCTGCAGGAGGTGCTCTGGACAAGCTCT GTTTCCAAGAGGTCAGTCTGACCTCAAGCGGTGCTGCTCAGGCTCTCAGGGACCCTGGCCACATCCAGCTCCGAGGACCTGTCCGGCAGGTGGTGACCCGCACCGTGCAAGGAGAAA CCCTGCTGGCTGTCCGCTCTGACTACCACTGCGCCCTGTGGAAGGTCAGTAAGCAGGGGcagcctgcccctctcccagtgCTGCAGGTCAGGAAGGGGGCCACTGGGATCAGCCTCAG CCCGCATCTGCCCGGGGAGCTGGCGGTCTGCAGCCGTTCCGGAGCCGTCTGTCTGTGGACCCCCCAGGACGG GCTGCAGCAAGTCtacaaggaccctgagacccttgTGTTCTGTGACCATTCTTCCTGGCGCTGGGCAGACTTCACCGCTCATCCCCGGGTGCTGACTGTGGGGGACCGCACAGGAGTGAAAATTGTTGACACTCAG GGCCCACCCGGCTGTGGTCTGCTGCTTTTTCGTGGGGGCGCAGAGGCATCGTGCCAGAAAGGAGAACGTGTCCTGCTGACCCAGTACCTGGGGGCGTGCAGCCCCGAGCCCCTGCATCCCACGCTCCATCTCATCTGCACGCAG TTTTCTCTCTACCTGGTGGATGAGCGCCTCCCCTTGGTGCCCATGCTGAAGTGGAACCATGAGCTCCCCTCGGCTCCCCTGTGGGCCCAGCTGCTGCCCCCGCCACGGCCCGGCTGCCCACGGCCGCTGCTCCTGGGCGCCCAGCGCGGGCACCTGCGGCTGCTACACCTTACAG GAGAGGGGGCCTCTGCACCCAGGCTGGCGGGGCACCCCCAGTCTCTCCCTTCCAGCAGCGACTCCCTCTCCGCGTTTCCCCTGCTGGAGCCCAAGAGTCAGTGGCGGCTGCAGGAGCGTCTGAAAGCACCAACCATAG GTCTGGCTGCCACCATCCCTTTCCCGGCGTCCGAGCCAGTCCTGTCGCTCTTCCAGCTCTCAGCAGCCGGGGATATCTTCCACCAGCGCCTCCGCCTCCAGGCAGACCCTGGGGCTACCCTCCATGCCCCCACGGCTTCCTGGACTCCGCAGGCCACTGCGTTCTGCAGCCGATGGCTGAAGGCCCTGCTGAAGGTGCCCCCGCCTCCCCCTGTGTGGGCGGCACCCACCTTTTCCCACCGCCGCCTGCTGGGCTGCATGGAGCAGAGGACGGGGGAGCACAAGGGGCCAGAGGGTCTCCGAGCAGCCATGGCTGGAGGGCGGCTGCTGCAGCAGAGGGACCTGGGCCCACTCCCCTCTGCGgagccaccccctgcccccgagCCGGGCCCTGAGGATGAGCTCAGTGCACGTTTGGAGGCGGCTTGGGAAGGCCAGATGGCCGCCTGGTGGGAGAGGCAGCAGGGCCGGAGCTCCGGGCCCAGCAGACCGTCCAAGCGGCACAAGCGCCGGACTCAACTGTCCAGCACTTTCTCCTCACTCAGCGGCCGCCTGGACCTCTCGGATGCCATCAGCCCCCCTCATAGCCCAGACCGGGCATCCCCCGAAGCCAAGTCTCAACCACCAGTGACCCCGCCCTCCCATGAGTCCACTCAGGAGCTATGGGCTCAGGGTGTCCCCTCGGAGCGGCAGCAGACTCTCCGTGACTACATGGCCAAGCTGCCGCTCGGAGGGGACAGCCCACGTGGTgtctgctcgtccctctcccAGAGCCCCAGCCTCCAGGCCACGTCCTCCAGGTCCCAGACCCTCCAGGAACGCACAGCCGAGCTGCCGCCACGAAGGACCACCCTGAGAGGTGCCGCCGTGTCTTCCTCCCAGACCTCCAGCCTCCGGGCCACCCCCTCCAGGCAGCGGGCATCTGTCCCCTCTGGCTCTCAGCCCCAGCGGAAGAAGCCGCGCATGGGCTTCTGA